One Nitrospira sp. genomic window carries:
- a CDS encoding 2OG-Fe(II) oxygenase: ATGEPTNGKPELAITHCIAPKPGSLVMFTVPRFHRVCRVDQTAGDHKRLSIAGWFMTEHA; the protein is encoded by the coding sequence AGCGACCGGCGAACCAACGAACGGAAAGCCGGAACTGGCCATTACGCACTGCATCGCACCCAAGCCGGGATCATTGGTCATGTTTACCGTGCCGCGGTTCCATCGGGTGTGCCGGGTGGATCAAACGGCGGGAGACCACAAACGCCTTTCGATTGCCGGCTGGTTCATGACTGAACATGCCTGA